Proteins from a genomic interval of Acidobacteriota bacterium:
- a CDS encoding Crp/Fnr family transcriptional regulator, producing MNIPPPLPVGPPYANGGGPSPMSILYESMDQRFGKDCTPVRLKRNTVLFSQGEILTCLYMVEQGEIALTRVSPDGRETLIAILGPGEFFGEGALLSGCPATFSARATRRSVLLKLPERKFRRALEDPRSCRMLLEAVARRCDDAWTQMEVLGCTHVRDKVRTGLAWLSGRIGVATGDGVRIDMNLSQMARMVGCARETLSREVSELRRRKAVDVRHSNGRISFFVRNPGDLIDPQ from the coding sequence ATGAACATTCCACCCCCGTTGCCCGTCGGCCCGCCATACGCGAACGGCGGCGGCCCGAGCCCGATGTCGATCCTGTACGAGTCGATGGACCAGCGCTTTGGAAAGGACTGCACCCCCGTCAGGCTCAAGCGGAACACCGTTCTTTTCAGCCAGGGGGAGATCCTGACCTGCCTCTACATGGTCGAGCAGGGGGAGATCGCGCTGACGCGGGTATCGCCTGACGGCCGGGAGACCCTGATCGCCATCCTGGGCCCCGGCGAATTTTTCGGCGAGGGGGCGTTGCTGAGCGGCTGCCCGGCGACCTTCAGCGCCCGGGCGACGCGTCGGTCGGTGCTGCTGAAGCTGCCCGAGAGAAAGTTCCGGCGCGCGCTCGAGGACCCACGGTCGTGCCGCATGCTGCTCGAGGCGGTGGCCCGCCGCTGCGACGACGCCTGGACCCAGATGGAGGTGCTCGGCTGCACCCACGTCCGGGACAAGGTGCGTACGGGCCTCGCCTGGCTCTCCGGCCGCATCGGGGTTGCGACCGGGGATGGGGTGCGGATCGACATGAACCTCTCCCAGATGGCGCGCATGGTGGGGTGCGCCCGGGAGACCCTCAGCAGGGAGGTGAGCGAACTGCGGCGGCGAAAGGCGGTCGATGTGCGCCATTCCAACGGCCGTATCTCCTTTTTCGTGAGAAATCCCGGGGATCTTATCGATCCGCAGTAA
- a CDS encoding 3-hydroxyacyl-CoA dehydrogenase/enoyl-CoA hydratase family protein, which translates to MRVGVIGSGSIGPDLAYGFLSSLAAGEGGAVFLLDINREALDAGVRRIEGYVSKALGRGKMSPGAAKAIRAMLTPTMEIGDLATCDYVLEAATENLETKKAILANLEKIVGPDCLIGFATSGIPRAWIAAGALRPERCFVNHPFFPAWRTTPIEVVPSGDAALSERMVSVLKSLGKVPILTADVEAFAADDIFCNYISEAVRIVEDGIATPAQVDRIVNDAVGGGGPFNVMDLTRGNLLVAHCQELMRDSRTGTPWFEPPALLIRQGNQPWHDPKAPGDARFTESQQKEVLDRMLAVLLGRSYAVAENGVCEPTELNWLIRMSLGFAEGMLDLGSRLGADRVAELCLGFKRKYPDFPVPACVAGKALIPYRRDVKVERDGDIGVVRVFRPEARNALTMRTVEEIGSAIDELGADAAVAGIIFTSYDGSLAGADVNQFTSLETREAAEGICLKAYPVLKKISGMSKPVVAALDGPVMGGGAEFALACHGRVVGPNVRLAQPEVNLGVVPGYGATQRLPRLIGVERALELMRTGRVADAAEACAIGWAHGEPVADPCRAAKDLIRGHVAGKVKLRPVDPAPVSVPEAIPEVDLGHRSLRIDAILVDAVTRGLALPLDEGLRVEAAAFADARATVDADIGIKNFTTNGPRVPAAFIHE; encoded by the coding sequence ATGAGAGTAGGAGTGATCGGTTCGGGCTCCATCGGGCCCGACCTGGCTTACGGGTTCCTCTCTTCCCTGGCTGCGGGGGAGGGGGGGGCGGTGTTCCTCCTGGACATCAACCGGGAAGCCCTGGACGCGGGAGTCCGGCGCATCGAAGGGTATGTCTCGAAGGCCCTGGGGCGGGGCAAGATGAGCCCGGGGGCGGCAAAAGCGATCCGCGCCATGCTGACCCCCACCATGGAGATCGGGGACCTGGCGACCTGCGACTATGTCCTCGAGGCCGCCACCGAAAACCTCGAGACGAAAAAGGCCATTCTGGCCAACCTCGAGAAGATCGTGGGGCCCGACTGCCTGATCGGCTTCGCCACTTCGGGGATCCCGAGGGCGTGGATCGCGGCGGGGGCGCTCCGCCCGGAGCGCTGTTTCGTGAACCACCCCTTTTTCCCGGCCTGGCGCACGACGCCGATCGAGGTCGTGCCCTCCGGGGACGCAGCCCTGAGCGAGCGGATGGTATCGGTGCTCAAGTCCCTGGGGAAGGTGCCGATCCTGACGGCCGATGTCGAGGCTTTCGCCGCGGACGACATCTTCTGTAACTACATCAGCGAAGCGGTGCGCATCGTCGAGGACGGGATCGCCACCCCCGCCCAGGTCGACCGGATCGTCAACGACGCCGTCGGCGGCGGCGGCCCGTTCAATGTCATGGACCTGACCCGCGGCAACCTCCTGGTGGCGCACTGCCAGGAGCTCATGCGCGATTCCAGAACCGGCACGCCCTGGTTTGAGCCTCCGGCCCTGCTCATCCGGCAGGGGAACCAGCCGTGGCACGACCCCAAGGCTCCGGGTGACGCCCGCTTTACGGAATCCCAGCAGAAGGAGGTCCTCGACCGCATGCTGGCGGTCCTGCTGGGGAGATCCTACGCCGTGGCCGAGAACGGGGTGTGTGAACCGACCGAGCTCAACTGGCTCATCCGCATGTCGCTCGGGTTCGCGGAGGGGATGCTGGACCTCGGGAGCCGGCTGGGGGCGGACCGGGTCGCCGAACTCTGCCTCGGCTTCAAGCGGAAATACCCCGATTTCCCGGTCCCCGCATGCGTCGCGGGGAAGGCGCTGATCCCCTACCGGCGCGACGTGAAGGTGGAGCGCGACGGGGATATCGGGGTGGTGCGGGTCTTCCGGCCCGAGGCCCGGAACGCGCTCACCATGAGGACGGTCGAGGAGATCGGGAGCGCTATCGATGAGCTCGGGGCGGACGCGGCCGTCGCGGGAATCATCTTCACGAGCTACGACGGCTCCCTTGCCGGGGCCGACGTCAACCAGTTCACCTCGCTCGAGACGCGCGAGGCGGCCGAGGGGATCTGCCTGAAGGCGTATCCCGTGCTCAAGAAGATCTCCGGGATGTCCAAGCCGGTGGTCGCCGCACTCGACGGCCCGGTGATGGGGGGCGGGGCGGAATTCGCCCTCGCCTGCCACGGCAGGGTCGTCGGCCCGAACGTGCGCCTGGCCCAGCCCGAGGTCAACCTCGGGGTCGTGCCGGGCTACGGCGCCACGCAGCGCCTCCCGCGCCTCATCGGCGTGGAGCGCGCGCTCGAACTGATGCGCACGGGGCGCGTGGCGGACGCCGCGGAGGCGTGTGCCATCGGCTGGGCGCACGGGGAACCGGTCGCGGACCCCTGCCGGGCGGCCAAGGACCTCATCCGCGGGCATGTCGCCGGAAAGGTGAAGCTCCGGCCGGTCGACCCGGCCCCCGTTTCCGTCCCCGAAGCGATCCCGGAGGTGGACCTCGGTCACCGGTCGCTCCGGATCGACGCCATCCTGGTGGACGCGGTGACCCGGGGACTCGCACTCCCCCTTGACGAGGGGCTCCGGGTTGAGGCCGCGGCGTTTGCCGATGCCCGGGCGACGGTCGATGCGGATATCGGCATCAAGAACTTCACAACGAACGGCCCGCGTGTCCCGGCCGCCTTCATACACGAGTAG
- a CDS encoding thiolase family protein, with amino-acid sequence MAKEKSIVVLDGGRRLPRADILHNNKAPGLFTRFTTTQLGGMAVKAALAHTPVDKGLIGHVVMGMAAHSHRDSIYGAQGARWRGGLGEDVPALTVARICGSGAEAISVASEMILAGLRHDEARPFYVVGGSESMQYPFVLYNARGKKVGNAVQKYGPVDTRALAAGTHLQDALLMCLYDPSAKLAMANTGEELGRRYGITREECDLFGYRSHVNAKKARDAGHFDEEIEPVTVNQGGGRPAFTVKYDTHILENPSLETMAKLPPAFESGGVITAGNASAVVDSAAAMVLGLESDAESHGLRPLCRIIGYGVAGVDPRVMGIGPVPATRKALEHAGIGGDRIDIVEINEAFAPQSLACVREFEKMGIDPEKVNPMGNAIALGHPLGATGAILTLTCAYALRRRKLRYGLVTMCIGGGQGIALVLESI; translated from the coding sequence ATGGCGAAGGAAAAATCGATCGTCGTCCTCGACGGCGGCCGCAGGCTGCCGAGAGCGGATATTCTGCACAACAACAAGGCCCCGGGGCTGTTCACGCGTTTCACGACGACCCAGCTCGGCGGGATGGCGGTCAAGGCGGCGCTCGCCCACACCCCCGTCGACAAGGGCCTCATCGGGCACGTGGTCATGGGGATGGCGGCGCACAGCCACCGCGACTCCATCTACGGGGCGCAGGGCGCCCGCTGGCGCGGGGGGCTGGGCGAGGACGTGCCCGCCCTGACCGTGGCCCGCATCTGCGGAAGCGGGGCCGAGGCCATCAGCGTGGCTTCGGAGATGATCCTCGCCGGGCTCCGGCACGACGAGGCGCGCCCCTTCTACGTGGTGGGGGGGAGCGAGAGCATGCAGTACCCCTTCGTGCTCTACAACGCCCGGGGCAAAAAGGTGGGTAACGCGGTCCAGAAGTACGGTCCCGTGGACACCCGGGCCCTCGCGGCGGGCACCCATCTGCAGGACGCGCTGCTGATGTGCCTCTACGACCCGAGCGCCAAGCTGGCCATGGCCAACACCGGGGAGGAGCTGGGGCGGCGGTACGGGATCACGCGCGAGGAATGCGACCTCTTCGGCTACCGCTCCCACGTGAACGCCAAAAAAGCGCGCGACGCCGGGCACTTCGACGAGGAGATCGAGCCGGTGACCGTGAACCAGGGGGGGGGGCGTCCGGCCTTCACGGTGAAGTACGACACCCACATCCTGGAGAACCCGTCGCTCGAGACGATGGCGAAGCTGCCTCCCGCGTTTGAATCGGGCGGGGTCATCACCGCCGGGAACGCCAGCGCGGTGGTCGACAGCGCCGCGGCCATGGTGCTCGGGCTGGAATCGGACGCCGAAAGCCACGGGCTCCGACCCCTCTGCCGCATCATCGGGTACGGGGTGGCGGGGGTGGACCCCCGGGTCATGGGGATCGGCCCCGTTCCGGCCACCCGCAAGGCGCTCGAGCACGCCGGAATCGGGGGGGACCGCATCGACATCGTCGAGATCAACGAGGCGTTCGCGCCGCAGTCGCTGGCGTGCGTCCGCGAGTTCGAGAAGATGGGGATCGATCCCGAAAAGGTCAACCCCATGGGGAACGCCATCGCGCTGGGGCATCCGCTGGGCGCGACCGGGGCGATCCTGACCCTGACCTGTGCCTACGCCCTGAGGCGCCGGAAGCTGCGCTACGGGCTGGTGACCATGTGCATCGGCGGCGGCCAGGGGATCGCCCTGGTCCTGGAGTCCATCTGA
- a CDS encoding (Fe-S)-binding protein, with protein sequence MPTKVNLETTDLNNYKYDMSRCIKCKGCYWVEHTYMPGVKFSTRCPSNVWNDFDSYGAFGKMRIGHAMVEKKLDWTPKLLEIVYADPLCGACDVACKRNLDLEIGLSLEAMRVKAVQDGAGPMPAHKKIARNIAASHNCFGSEHGDRKGWLTPDIQVADKADLLYFVGCTASYTNPEIARATAKILNATGTPFMLMEDEWCCGNTLQSVGMLDEARELARRNIDRVKATGARRVLLSCAEGYRMWKVEYPKLLNIATSDLPFEVVHLTELADELLRQGALKMTRPVGARVTYHDSCSISRLADPWTPWSGERGWMGTVSPPLKRRRGTQGLYAQPRNVIANIPGVDFVEMIRIRENAFCCGAGRGTKEAFPTLASSSAKHRLEEVKEIGAEVLVSACPWCKNNFSQAAREGGDAVRVMDFSELIAASLDA encoded by the coding sequence ATGCCGACGAAAGTGAATCTGGAAACAACCGATCTGAATAATTACAAATACGACATGAGCCGGTGCATCAAGTGCAAGGGGTGCTACTGGGTGGAGCACACCTACATGCCGGGCGTGAAGTTCAGCACGCGCTGCCCCAGCAACGTGTGGAACGATTTCGATTCCTACGGCGCGTTCGGCAAGATGAGAATCGGGCACGCCATGGTCGAGAAAAAGCTCGACTGGACCCCCAAGCTGCTGGAAATCGTCTACGCCGACCCGCTGTGCGGCGCCTGCGACGTCGCCTGCAAGAGAAACCTGGATCTGGAAATCGGGCTCTCGCTCGAGGCGATGCGCGTGAAGGCGGTCCAGGACGGCGCCGGGCCGATGCCGGCGCACAAAAAGATCGCCCGGAACATCGCCGCTTCCCACAACTGCTTCGGCTCGGAGCACGGGGACCGGAAGGGGTGGCTGACCCCCGATATCCAGGTGGCGGACAAGGCCGATCTCCTTTACTTCGTCGGGTGCACCGCGTCCTACACGAACCCGGAAATCGCCCGCGCCACGGCGAAGATCCTCAACGCCACCGGCACCCCGTTCATGCTGATGGAGGACGAGTGGTGCTGCGGCAACACCCTGCAGTCGGTCGGCATGCTCGACGAGGCCCGCGAACTGGCCCGTCGCAACATCGACAGGGTCAAGGCAACGGGCGCCCGGCGGGTGCTCCTCTCCTGCGCGGAAGGGTACCGGATGTGGAAGGTCGAGTACCCGAAGCTCCTCAATATCGCCACCTCCGATCTCCCGTTCGAGGTGGTGCACCTGACGGAGCTGGCGGATGAACTGCTCCGGCAGGGGGCGCTCAAGATGACCCGGCCGGTCGGCGCGCGCGTGACCTATCACGATTCCTGCAGCATCAGCCGCCTGGCGGACCCGTGGACCCCCTGGAGCGGCGAACGCGGCTGGATGGGGACGGTGTCCCCGCCGCTCAAGCGCCGGCGCGGGACGCAGGGGCTCTACGCGCAGCCGAGAAACGTCATCGCCAACATCCCGGGGGTCGATTTCGTGGAGATGATCCGGATCCGGGAGAACGCCTTCTGCTGCGGCGCCGGCCGGGGAACGAAAGAGGCGTTCCCCACACTCGCCTCCTCCTCGGCGAAACACCGGCTGGAAGAGGTGAAGGAAATTGGAGCCGAGGTCCTGGTTTCTGCATGCCCCTGGTGCAAAAACAACTTCTCACAGGCCGCCCGCGAAGGCGGCGACGCGGTGAGGGTGATGGACTTTTCCGAACTCATTGCTGCATCCCTGGACGCATAG
- a CDS encoding response regulator has translation MNETSARVERMRDQQLDRSIRAIAVIGIFALLSSLARSLATGWHPVMALHVALYLLLLVTLGFRRRLRFDFRAAVVVLSCFLLGLAALLSWGFLAFGPVALLCACILATLFFGRRTGTATAFLCLVVLAAVAVGVMAGGLVFDHDPGAFPRSTADWINGMMALALAGGIVIGALGAVSHQMEDLVRSLERQNGTLAENNRRLEQEMEERRRAEEERGRLERSLQTARRMESIGKLAGGVAHDLNNTLGSIVGYPDLLLEDLPADSPMRDILENIRKSGIKAAAIVNDMVTLSRNGVVATDIVSLTAVVGDYCAGPEFRQLRAYHPGVEVDLCLAEDPLYVRGSFFHLSKVIMNLASNAAEAMPDGGRLGILTEKRRVPEAPAADGGPGAREYALLRVADTGIGIAEEDLDRIYEPFYTKKTMGRSGTGLGMSVVWGSVQDHGGTIEVDSVEGKGTVFTVRLPLSEEAPREETPAVAGAGGGKGERILVVDDVEEQRQIASRILGRLGYSVCAVGSGEEALRYLSRASADLLVLDMHMEPGIDGVETLRRVLRIHPRQKALIATGYADAARIGAARNLGAGGCLPKPYLYEQIRLAVRSELDKPSTARG, from the coding sequence ATGAACGAAACGTCCGCCCGTGTAGAACGGATGCGCGATCAGCAGCTCGATCGCAGCATCCGCGCCATCGCCGTCATCGGAATCTTCGCGCTTCTCAGTTCGCTCGCCCGGTCCCTCGCCACGGGGTGGCACCCGGTGATGGCGCTGCATGTCGCCCTTTACCTCCTCCTGCTGGTCACCCTGGGTTTCCGCCGGCGGCTCCGGTTCGACTTCAGGGCCGCGGTGGTCGTCCTGAGCTGTTTCCTGCTGGGGCTCGCGGCGCTGCTCTCCTGGGGCTTCCTCGCCTTCGGGCCGGTCGCCCTCCTATGCGCCTGTATCCTGGCCACCCTCTTCTTCGGCCGGCGGACCGGGACCGCCACCGCCTTCCTCTGCCTCGTGGTCCTCGCGGCCGTCGCCGTGGGCGTGATGGCGGGGGGGCTGGTCTTCGATCATGACCCCGGGGCCTTCCCCCGTTCGACCGCCGACTGGATCAACGGGATGATGGCCCTGGCCCTGGCGGGCGGCATCGTGATCGGTGCGCTCGGTGCGGTCAGCCACCAGATGGAAGATCTCGTGCGCTCCCTGGAGCGGCAGAACGGGACGCTGGCGGAGAATAACCGGCGTCTCGAACAGGAGATGGAGGAGCGCCGGAGGGCCGAGGAAGAGCGCGGCCGGCTGGAGCGCAGCCTGCAGACGGCGCGCAGGATGGAATCGATCGGGAAGCTCGCGGGCGGGGTCGCGCACGACCTGAACAACACCCTCGGAAGCATCGTCGGGTACCCGGACCTTCTCCTCGAGGACCTCCCCGCGGACAGCCCGATGCGGGACATCCTCGAAAACATCCGGAAATCGGGGATCAAGGCCGCGGCGATCGTCAATGACATGGTGACCCTTTCCCGGAACGGGGTCGTCGCCACCGACATCGTCAGCCTCACTGCCGTCGTCGGCGACTATTGCGCCGGCCCGGAATTCCGGCAGCTGCGGGCCTACCACCCCGGAGTGGAGGTCGACCTGTGCCTGGCCGAAGACCCCCTGTATGTCCGGGGATCCTTCTTTCACCTGTCCAAGGTGATCATGAACCTGGCGTCGAACGCCGCGGAGGCGATGCCCGACGGCGGGCGCCTCGGCATTCTCACCGAAAAGCGCCGCGTTCCCGAAGCGCCGGCGGCGGACGGCGGTCCCGGGGCGCGGGAATATGCGCTGCTCCGGGTGGCCGACACGGGGATCGGCATCGCCGAGGAGGACCTGGACCGCATCTATGAGCCCTTCTATACCAAGAAGACCATGGGACGAAGCGGCACCGGCCTGGGAATGTCGGTGGTGTGGGGATCGGTGCAGGACCACGGCGGCACCATCGAGGTCGACAGCGTCGAGGGGAAGGGGACGGTGTTCACCGTGCGCCTCCCCCTCTCGGAGGAAGCGCCTCGGGAGGAAACCCCCGCCGTCGCCGGAGCCGGGGGGGGGAAGGGGGAGCGGATCCTGGTCGTGGACGACGTCGAGGAGCAGAGGCAGATCGCGTCCAGGATCCTGGGCAGACTGGGCTACTCGGTATGCGCGGTCGGCAGCGGCGAGGAGGCCCTGCGGTACCTCAGCCGCGCTTCGGCCGACCTGCTGGTTCTCGACATGCACATGGAGCCGGGGATCGACGGGGTGGAGACGCTGCGACGGGTCCTCCGGATCCACCCCCGGCAGAAAGCGCTCATCGCCACGGGGTATGCGGACGCCGCCCGGATCGGCGCGGCGCGCAACCTGGGAGCCGGAGGGTGTCTGCCGAAGCCCTACCTGTACGAACAGATCCGGCTGGCGGTGCGCTCGGAACTGGACAAGCCGTCGACAGCCCGGGGATAA
- a CDS encoding FAD-binding oxidoreductase, with amino-acid sequence MKHKDELAKIVGRENVSDAEDVLLRYSRDLSLVPPGRPELVAWPTSSAEVSEILKWSNGKNIPVVPLSSGVHPNGGAIPKQGGVVIDLSRMNRILEIDRDLKQVRIEAGVTWGQLTAELAKQEMRVIMPLAPYADRSVLSDFLDREVPTNTVYDYGEPMQAFEVVWPTGEIFRLGSASVNGYPDSGSHGGNPSGPGIDFYRFVQGAQGTMGVVTWTNLKIVHGTKKDKVFFVPVDDLGQAQEFLYRLLPRRVGQEVVLLNQTDLAALVAENFPDDFERLRATLPPWTLVIVISGLVRRPEEKIAYEVNLLRELVKNEFRSLTIDEALPGFPGLGNRMLPLLRNPWPADGPYWKNRWQGASQSLFFIARPEDTPRFVEIVESIAPQYGYPVADIGSYIQPIEHNRACQVEFTFFYDRKDEACIAALYLDAARALISEGALFTRPYGDLAPMVYERAASYVMGLKRVKKIFDPNNIMNPGNLCF; translated from the coding sequence ATGAAGCATAAGGATGAGTTGGCGAAGATAGTGGGCCGGGAGAATGTGAGCGATGCGGAGGACGTCCTGCTCCGGTACTCCCGGGACCTCAGCCTGGTACCCCCGGGGAGGCCGGAACTGGTGGCCTGGCCGACAAGCTCGGCAGAGGTGAGCGAAATCCTGAAATGGTCCAACGGGAAGAACATCCCCGTGGTCCCGCTCTCTTCCGGGGTACACCCGAACGGCGGCGCCATCCCCAAACAGGGGGGAGTCGTCATCGATCTCTCCAGGATGAACCGGATCCTGGAAATCGACCGGGACCTCAAGCAGGTGCGCATCGAGGCCGGAGTGACCTGGGGGCAGCTGACGGCGGAGCTGGCGAAGCAGGAGATGAGGGTCATCATGCCCCTGGCGCCGTACGCGGACCGGTCGGTGCTCTCCGATTTCCTGGACCGGGAAGTGCCGACGAACACCGTCTACGACTACGGAGAACCGATGCAGGCGTTCGAGGTGGTCTGGCCTACGGGCGAGATCTTCAGGCTGGGTTCGGCCAGCGTCAACGGATACCCGGATTCCGGTTCGCACGGCGGCAACCCTTCCGGCCCCGGGATCGATTTTTACCGCTTCGTCCAGGGGGCCCAGGGCACCATGGGGGTCGTGACCTGGACCAATCTGAAGATCGTCCACGGCACCAAAAAGGACAAGGTGTTCTTCGTCCCGGTGGACGACCTCGGGCAGGCGCAGGAATTTCTCTATCGCCTGCTGCCGCGCCGGGTCGGCCAGGAGGTGGTGCTCCTGAACCAGACCGACCTGGCGGCCCTCGTCGCGGAGAATTTCCCCGACGATTTCGAGAGGCTGCGGGCGACCCTGCCCCCCTGGACCCTGGTCATCGTCATCAGCGGGCTGGTGCGCCGTCCGGAGGAAAAAATCGCCTATGAAGTCAATCTCCTCAGGGAACTCGTCAAGAACGAATTCCGGAGCCTGACGATCGACGAAGCGCTCCCGGGATTCCCCGGATTGGGAAACCGGATGCTTCCCCTCCTCCGCAACCCCTGGCCCGCCGACGGCCCCTACTGGAAGAACCGCTGGCAGGGGGCGTCCCAGAGCCTGTTTTTCATCGCCAGGCCGGAAGATACGCCGAGGTTCGTGGAGATCGTGGAATCGATCGCCCCCCAGTACGGGTATCCCGTGGCCGATATCGGGAGCTACATCCAGCCCATAGAACACAACCGCGCCTGCCAGGTGGAATTCACCTTCTTCTACGACAGGAAGGACGAGGCGTGCATCGCCGCGCTCTACCTGGATGCGGCACGGGCCCTCATCAGCGAGGGCGCCCTCTTTACCCGGCCATACGGCGATCTGGCGCCGATGGTCTACGAACGAGCGGCCAGTTACGTCATGGGGCTCAAGCGGGTGAAGAAGATTTTCGATCCCAATAACATCATGAACCCGGGCAACCTGTGTTTTTAG
- a CDS encoding FAD-binding oxidoreductase → MAILKEAYKALEAVVGARFLSDDPVICQGYQSGPAGYENGTGYERVMTKIPGAVILPKNTEEVQKIVKICIRYTIPYVPYSTGFYGPRSHCHVENELLVDLKRLNDFEFDEKHWYAVVGSGVVYSQFQEECLRRGGYVVIGGGGAQASVIANLIGDGWSPLSHRIGLPHRRILGTEMVLPDGEILKMGSLAVGDDWFWGDGIGPDLRGILRGYTGLRGCLGIVTKMAVKVLPFQPEKLQPTGISPNTALALPEKRVKWINYIMPSKEAQVKAMYEICKAEIGGAVTKVPLFWRAIAKAECKEEFWDLWLKETPETVANFHIVRVLLIGFTSEEQLTYDENVLNDIMMELGGQPRRTKPSDESWIKNADSAGMWLMCGSYVSVDYVIETLKQATEHGPVYAELKKKYTPPLMPDHGDPGWFQTFELGYQGYSEFLIYWDQDEDTTGVDHFYLETSKMNIDHRFYTALIGPHQPLYLTGPMYGPNYHEWMLKIKNEFDPTWTCHPPVPFAHDEFVERAPWMHELKTWESPKKSIYPKWLEKQLAAEAKEFRKTLEEGK, encoded by the coding sequence ATGGCCATTTTAAAGGAAGCGTACAAAGCGTTGGAGGCCGTCGTCGGGGCCAGGTTCCTGTCCGACGACCCCGTCATCTGCCAGGGGTACCAGTCGGGTCCCGCGGGGTATGAAAACGGGACGGGATACGAGCGCGTGATGACCAAGATCCCGGGCGCCGTCATCCTGCCGAAGAACACGGAAGAGGTCCAGAAGATCGTCAAGATCTGCATCCGCTACACGATTCCCTACGTCCCGTACAGCACGGGGTTCTACGGCCCCCGGTCCCACTGCCACGTGGAAAACGAGCTGCTCGTCGACCTGAAGCGGCTGAACGACTTCGAATTCGACGAAAAGCACTGGTACGCCGTGGTCGGCAGCGGCGTGGTCTATTCGCAGTTCCAGGAGGAATGCCTCCGCCGCGGCGGTTACGTCGTCATCGGCGGCGGCGGGGCCCAGGCGTCCGTCATCGCCAACCTGATCGGGGACGGCTGGTCCCCCCTCAGCCACCGGATCGGGCTCCCGCACCGCCGCATCCTCGGTACGGAAATGGTCCTCCCCGACGGCGAAATCCTCAAGATGGGGTCCCTGGCGGTCGGCGACGACTGGTTCTGGGGGGACGGCATCGGGCCCGACCTGCGCGGAATCCTGCGCGGGTATACCGGACTGCGCGGATGCCTCGGGATCGTGACCAAGATGGCGGTCAAGGTCCTGCCGTTCCAGCCCGAAAAGCTCCAGCCTACCGGGATCTCGCCCAACACGGCGCTGGCGCTCCCCGAAAAGCGGGTCAAGTGGATCAACTACATCATGCCCAGCAAGGAAGCGCAGGTGAAGGCGATGTACGAGATCTGCAAGGCCGAAATCGGCGGCGCGGTCACCAAGGTCCCCCTCTTCTGGCGCGCGATCGCCAAGGCGGAGTGCAAGGAGGAGTTCTGGGACCTGTGGCTGAAGGAGACGCCGGAAACGGTGGCCAACTTCCACATCGTGCGCGTGCTGCTGATCGGCTTCACCAGCGAAGAGCAGCTGACCTACGACGAAAACGTCCTGAACGACATCATGATGGAACTGGGCGGCCAGCCGCGGCGTACCAAGCCGAGCGACGAGTCCTGGATCAAGAACGCCGATTCGGCCGGGATGTGGTTGATGTGCGGCTCCTACGTCTCGGTCGACTACGTGATCGAGACCCTCAAGCAGGCGACCGAGCACGGGCCGGTGTACGCGGAGCTGAAGAAGAAGTACACGCCGCCGCTGATGCCCGATCACGGCGACCCGGGGTGGTTCCAGACCTTCGAACTGGGGTACCAGGGTTATTCCGAATTCCTGATCTACTGGGACCAGGACGAGGACACGACCGGAGTCGACCACTTCTACCTGGAAACCTCCAAGATGAACATCGACCACCGGTTCTATACCGCGCTGATCGGGCCGCATCAGCCCCTGTACCTCACCGGGCCGATGTACGGGCCGAACTACCACGAGTGGATGCTCAAGATCAAAAACGAATTCGACCCGACCTGGACCTGTCACCCGCCGGTGCCGTTCGCGCACGACGAGTTCGTCGAGCGGGCGCCCTGGATGCACGAACTCAAGACCTGGGAATCGCCCAAAAAGTCGATCTACCCCAAGTGGCTGGAGAAACAGCTGGCGGCCGAGGCCAAGGAGTTCCGGAAAACCCTGGAGGAAGGGAAGTAG
- a CDS encoding response regulator, translating to MYAQARSWPPVEILLVEDNPADVALTEEALEQTRVPNRLHVVSDGADALEFLHKKGPHADAPRPDIIFLDLNLPGKDGRRLLGEIKGDAALAEIPVVVLTTSQDEGDILQAYRLHANCYIPKPVDFGQFLRIMSTIGEFWLGVARLPKASG from the coding sequence ATGTATGCTCAGGCGCGATCGTGGCCTCCGGTGGAGATTCTGCTCGTAGAGGACAATCCCGCGGACGTGGCGCTGACGGAAGAGGCGCTGGAACAGACCCGCGTCCCCAACCGGTTGCACGTGGTATCGGACGGGGCGGACGCCCTGGAGTTCCTCCATAAGAAGGGGCCGCATGCCGATGCCCCGCGTCCCGACATCATCTTCCTGGACCTCAACCTCCCGGGAAAGGACGGCCGCCGGCTCCTCGGCGAGATCAAGGGGGACGCGGCGCTGGCCGAAATACCGGTCGTGGTGCTCACCACGTCGCAGGACGAGGGGGATATCCTCCAGGCTTACCGGCTGCATGCCAACTGTTACATTCCCAAGCCGGTCGACTTCGGACAGTTCCTGCGCATCATGTCCACGATCGGGGAATTCTGGCTGGGCGTCGCCCGGCTGCCGAAGGCCTCGGGATGA